Proteins encoded in a region of the Streptomyces violaceoruber genome:
- the rpsG gene encoding 30S ribosomal protein S7, with amino-acid sequence MPRKGPAPKRPVIIDPVYGSPLVTSLINKVLLNGKRSTAERIVYGAMEGLREKTGNDPVITLKRALENIKPTLEVKSRRVGGATYQVPIEVKPGRANTLALRWLVGYSRARREKTMTERLLNELLDASNGLGAAVKKREDTHKMAESNKAFAHYRW; translated from the coding sequence ATGCCTCGTAAGGGCCCTGCCCCGAAGCGCCCGGTCATCATCGACCCGGTCTACGGTTCTCCTCTGGTGACCTCCCTGATCAACAAGGTGCTGCTGAACGGCAAGCGCTCCACCGCCGAGCGCATCGTCTACGGCGCCATGGAGGGTCTGCGCGAAAAGACCGGCAACGACCCGGTCATCACGCTCAAGCGCGCTCTCGAGAACATCAAGCCGACCCTCGAGGTCAAGTCCCGCCGTGTCGGTGGCGCGACCTACCAGGTCCCGATCGAGGTCAAGCCGGGCCGTGCGAACACGCTCGCCCTGCGCTGGCTGGTCGGTTACTCCCGCGCCCGTCGCGAGAAGACCATGACCGAGCGTCTGCTCAACGAGCTCCTCGACGCCTCCAACGGCCTGGGTGCCGCTGTGAAGAAGCGCGAGGACACGCACAAGATGGCCGAGTCCAACAAGGCCTTCGCGCACTACCGCTGGTAG
- the rpsL gene encoding 30S ribosomal protein S12, which yields MPTIQQLVRKGRQDKVEKNKTPALEGSPQRRGVCTRVFTTTPKKPNSALRKVARVRLTSGIEVTAYIPGEGHNLQEHSIVLVRGGRVKDLPGVRYKIIRGSLDTQGVKNRKQARSRYGAKKEK from the coding sequence GTGCCTACGATCCAGCAGCTGGTCCGGAAGGGCCGGCAGGACAAGGTCGAGAAGAACAAGACGCCCGCACTCGAGGGTTCGCCCCAGCGCCGTGGCGTCTGCACGCGTGTGTTCACGACCACCCCGAAGAAGCCGAACTCGGCCCTGCGTAAGGTCGCGCGTGTGCGTCTGACCAGTGGGATCGAGGTCACCGCTTACATTCCGGGTGAGGGGCACAACCTGCAGGAGCACTCCATCGTGCTCGTGCGCGGCGGCCGTGTGAAGGACCTGCCGGGTGTTCGCTACAAGATCATCCGCGGTTCGCTTGACACCCAGGGTGTGAAGAACCGCAAGCAGGCCCGCAGCCGCTACGGCGCCAAGAAGGAGAAGTAA